In Thermoanaerobaculia bacterium, a single genomic region encodes these proteins:
- a CDS encoding response regulator has product MKSGKGTVLLVEDEKPALDLLRKILEAEGFHVATAGNGREALDRLEEEIVDVVITDL; this is encoded by the coding sequence GTGAAGAGCGGAAAGGGAACGGTCCTCCTCGTCGAGGACGAGAAGCCCGCGCTCGACCTGCTTCGGAAGATCCTCGAAGCGGAGGGCTTCCACGTCGCCACGGCGGGAAACGGCCGCGAGGCGCTCGACCGCCTCGAGGAGGAGATCGTCGACGTCGTGATCACGGACCTC
- a CDS encoding ATP-binding protein: MRWPFRSARFRTKLALAMLLLFVLTVALLFAVDTYNERKLIDKLENTMEAVTKAIEVASDQAQISTSGEIDNEVLQDYAEKLRMRGVREIQILSPERAVIATSKGRARRKKAPEDIAIKGTIGGDVESTGPKRDYRLIMPIISQNQKVGYVTVDLLLDDYEATISRSFGRRVAALTAVFAVGLVLLLLLTRNFTQPVGQLAAAAQKVAEGDLDAQIESRRTDDLGALVQTWNAMVARLEEQRALEARLAAAERRASLGHLASGIAHEIRNPLNTIALAVEYLRRRFLPSGAPDRREFEETTDSLRDEIGRLNSLITNFLTYGKPMRLSPATFDATELAREVARELGPEAALRGVEISVDGAPAELAADRDLLKSAFLNVALNAVQMAGGGRLTIAADSDGREIRVRFDDTGPGIPPAHLAKIFEPYFSTREAGVGLGLAMTRKIVHDHGGELVAENLPGGGTRFTFTLPRVPLVETVPA, encoded by the coding sequence ATGCGTTGGCCGTTCCGCTCGGCGCGTTTCCGGACGAAGCTCGCGCTCGCGATGCTCCTCCTGTTCGTCCTGACGGTCGCTCTCCTCTTCGCGGTCGACACCTACAACGAGCGGAAGCTGATCGACAAGCTCGAGAACACGATGGAGGCCGTCACGAAGGCGATCGAGGTCGCGTCGGATCAGGCGCAGATCTCGACGTCGGGCGAGATCGACAACGAGGTCCTCCAGGACTATGCCGAGAAGCTGCGGATGCGAGGCGTGCGCGAGATCCAGATCCTGAGCCCGGAACGCGCCGTGATCGCGACCTCGAAGGGGCGCGCGCGGCGCAAGAAGGCCCCCGAGGACATCGCGATCAAGGGAACCATCGGCGGGGACGTCGAATCGACCGGTCCGAAGCGCGACTACCGGCTCATCATGCCCATCATCTCGCAGAACCAGAAGGTCGGATACGTCACGGTGGACCTGCTGCTCGACGACTACGAGGCGACGATCTCGCGAAGCTTCGGCCGGCGGGTCGCCGCGCTGACGGCGGTGTTCGCGGTCGGCCTCGTCCTGCTCCTCCTCCTCACCCGCAACTTCACGCAGCCGGTCGGACAGCTCGCCGCGGCCGCGCAGAAAGTCGCCGAAGGAGACCTCGACGCGCAGATCGAGAGCCGCCGGACCGACGACCTCGGCGCGCTGGTCCAGACCTGGAACGCGATGGTCGCCCGCCTCGAGGAGCAGCGGGCGCTCGAGGCGCGCCTGGCCGCGGCCGAGCGGCGGGCCTCGCTGGGGCACCTCGCGTCCGGCATCGCCCACGAGATCCGCAACCCGTTGAACACGATCGCCCTCGCCGTCGAATACCTCCGCCGGCGGTTTCTTCCCTCCGGCGCGCCCGACCGGCGGGAATTCGAGGAAACGACCGACAGTCTTCGCGACGAGATCGGACGCCTGAACTCGCTCATCACGAATTTCCTCACCTACGGAAAGCCGATGCGCCTCTCCCCCGCGACCTTCGACGCGACCGAGCTCGCCCGGGAGGTCGCCCGGGAGCTCGGGCCCGAGGCCGCGCTGCGAGGCGTCGAGATCTCCGTCGACGGGGCGCCGGCCGAGCTCGCCGCCGACCGGGACCTCCTGAAGTCCGCTTTCCTGAACGTGGCGTTGAACGCCGTCCAGATGGCGGGCGGCGGCCGGCTGACGATCGCGGCGGACTCCGACGGCCGCGAGATCCGCGTCCGGTTCGACGACACCGGCCCGGGCATCCCGCCGGCGCACCTGGCGAAGATCTTCGAGCCGTATTTCTCGACGCGCGAGGCAGGGGTGGGCCTCGGCCTCGCCATGACCCGCAAGATCGTCCACGATCACGGCGGAGAGCTCGTCGCCGAGAATCTCCCGGGGGGCGGCACCCGCTTCACCTTCACGCTGCCTCGCGTTCCGCTGGTCGAAACGGTGCCGGCGTGA
- a CDS encoding RNA-binding S4 domain-containing protein, which yields MDSGIVPPAPQRLDSWLDVACLFKTRSAAAKACDGGKVEVNGNRGKPHKTVRPGDLVEITLDRGRRRIVRVLATAAHSLPKKEARALWEDLTPPPSPEELEARRIERLSRPLPSGRPDSRDRRSIRRLKGR from the coding sequence ATGGATTCCGGGATCGTTCCTCCGGCGCCCCAGCGGCTCGATTCGTGGCTCGACGTCGCGTGCCTCTTCAAGACCCGCTCGGCCGCCGCGAAGGCGTGCGACGGGGGAAAGGTGGAGGTCAACGGGAACCGCGGGAAACCCCACAAGACGGTCCGGCCCGGGGACCTCGTCGAGATCACGCTCGACCGCGGGCGGCGGCGGATCGTCCGGGTGCTCGCGACCGCCGCGCACTCGCTGCCGAAGAAGGAAGCGCGGGCGCTCTGGGAGGACCTCACGCCGCCGCCTTCGCCGGAAGAACTCGAGGCGCGCCGCATCGAACGGCTCTCGCGGCCGCTGCCGTCGGGCCGCCCCGACTCCCGCGACCGGCGCTCGATCCGCCGGCTGAAGGGGAGGTAA
- a CDS encoding EAL domain-containing protein → MSANGTDASPPGGSPPPISVLEIADDLEFTVWEADPRTERFRFVSDRIAPLLGCTPSERRWEPEYGAARVHPEDRPAYLALFREPSSGRFAIEYRASADDGRERWLRDVFRFSFDDDHRPISVRGITSDVTPRHDADQAARRSEERYRFLFDESLAGIFRMSSDGALLDCNDAFARIFGYPSRDAAMAGRDGVRHFEDADRERILQRLAADGKVSHAELQVRRGDGKPAWVLGTFTRLSGGASAAFEGVIVDITGRKKAEVLIEYQAFHDGLTGLANRKLFRDRLVQALAVARRKGRRLAVLFFDVDHFKLVNDRFGHETGDQLLQEVATRLVKAVRKVDTVARLGGDEFTLLLLDTESADAAVRVARKLLETMGSPFSVGGRTLSASASVGISLYPEDGDDEETLVRNADAAMYRAKELGRNNCQLYTRALQVRAMRRLTIETELKGAIARGELEVHYQPQVRVVDGQVRGFEALLRWRGNDGKMISPAEFIPVAEESNLILEIGEWVLFEACRRLRQWHDAGFPEVSVAVNVSPRQVQFGGLLELVNRALADSSVRASTLELEVTESVAMQDVEHTRALFFALRGVGARIAIDDFGTGHSSLSYVKHLPVHTLKIDQSFVRDIPGSSADEAIIGAIVHMADALRLRVLAEGVETIAQRDLLVRQKCGEMQGFLFSRALPAEATLALLREIRPAPSGGD, encoded by the coding sequence ATGAGCGCGAACGGAACGGACGCATCACCGCCCGGTGGCTCGCCCCCGCCGATCTCGGTCCTCGAGATCGCCGACGACCTGGAGTTCACCGTCTGGGAGGCGGATCCGCGGACGGAGCGTTTCCGGTTCGTCAGCGACCGGATCGCGCCGCTGCTCGGATGCACGCCGTCCGAGCGGAGGTGGGAGCCCGAGTACGGGGCCGCGCGCGTGCACCCCGAAGACCGGCCCGCCTACCTGGCCCTCTTCCGCGAGCCCTCGTCGGGCCGCTTCGCGATCGAATATCGCGCTTCGGCCGACGACGGCCGCGAGCGATGGCTGCGGGACGTCTTCCGCTTCTCGTTCGACGACGATCACCGCCCGATTTCGGTCCGCGGCATCACCTCCGACGTCACGCCCCGCCACGACGCGGATCAGGCGGCCCGGCGCTCCGAAGAGCGCTACCGCTTCCTCTTCGACGAAAGCCTGGCGGGAATCTTCCGGATGAGCTCGGACGGGGCGCTGCTCGACTGCAACGACGCGTTCGCGCGGATCTTCGGGTATCCGTCCCGCGATGCCGCCATGGCCGGCCGCGACGGCGTGCGGCACTTCGAGGACGCGGATCGGGAACGGATCCTCCAGCGGCTCGCGGCGGACGGGAAGGTCTCCCACGCCGAGCTCCAGGTACGCCGCGGCGACGGGAAGCCCGCCTGGGTCCTCGGCACGTTCACTCGGCTCTCCGGGGGAGCGTCGGCGGCGTTCGAAGGGGTGATCGTCGACATCACGGGACGCAAGAAGGCGGAAGTCCTGATCGAGTACCAGGCGTTCCACGACGGGCTGACGGGCCTCGCCAACCGCAAGCTCTTCCGCGATCGGCTCGTCCAGGCGCTCGCGGTCGCGCGCCGCAAGGGGCGGCGGCTCGCCGTCCTCTTCTTCGACGTCGACCATTTCAAGCTCGTCAACGACCGGTTCGGCCACGAAACGGGCGATCAGCTCCTGCAGGAGGTCGCGACGCGCCTCGTCAAGGCCGTCCGGAAGGTCGACACGGTCGCCCGGCTCGGCGGGGACGAGTTCACGCTGCTCCTCCTCGACACCGAGAGCGCCGACGCCGCCGTCCGGGTCGCGCGGAAGCTCCTCGAGACGATGGGATCACCCTTCTCCGTGGGCGGACGGACGCTGTCGGCGAGCGCGAGCGTCGGGATCAGCCTCTATCCGGAGGACGGCGACGACGAGGAAACTCTCGTCCGGAACGCGGACGCCGCGATGTACCGGGCCAAGGAGCTCGGCCGGAACAACTGCCAGCTCTACACCCGCGCCCTCCAGGTGCGTGCGATGCGGCGGCTGACGATCGAAACGGAGCTCAAGGGGGCGATCGCGCGCGGCGAGCTCGAGGTGCACTATCAGCCGCAGGTGCGGGTCGTCGACGGACAGGTCCGCGGCTTCGAGGCGCTCCTTCGATGGCGCGGGAACGACGGCAAGATGATCTCGCCGGCCGAGTTCATTCCGGTCGCGGAGGAATCGAATCTCATCCTGGAGATCGGGGAGTGGGTCCTCTTCGAGGCGTGCCGCCGGCTCCGGCAATGGCACGACGCGGGATTCCCGGAAGTCTCGGTCGCCGTCAACGTGTCTCCCCGCCAGGTGCAGTTCGGAGGGCTCCTGGAGCTCGTCAATCGCGCGCTCGCCGATTCCTCGGTCCGCGCGTCGACGCTCGAGCTGGAAGTGACCGAGAGCGTCGCGATGCAGGACGTCGAGCACACCCGCGCGCTCTTCTTCGCCCTCCGGGGCGTCGGCGCCCGGATCGCGATCGACGATTTCGGCACGGGACATTCCTCCCTCTCCTACGTCAAGCACCTGCCGGTCCACACGCTCAAGATCGACCAGTCGTTCGTCCGGGACATTCCCGGCAGCTCCGCGGACGAGGCGATCATCGGCGCGATCGTCCACATGGCCGACGCGCTCCGGCTGAGGGTGCTCGCGGAGGGCGTCGAGACGATCGCGCAGCGCGACCTGCTCGTTCGCCAGAAGTGCGGAGAGATGCAGGGATTCCTGTTCAGCCGCGCGCTCCCGGCGGAGGCGACGCTCGCCCTCCTGCGCGAGATCCGGCCCGCGCCTTCCGGCGGGGACTGA
- a CDS encoding Xaa-Pro peptidase family protein, with product MRSPQLTRRRLFGGMAAGLAASALPLPGRAVRAESSLPPLPPPLPKEAFRERQEKVREQMARRRIDALFVTPSTNLRYLANLSIGRSERLTALLLPAKGPAVVVTPFFERPRSEKTGVFDRIETWQESEDPFALCGKVLGTGRTVAVEGSTALHAAERLRAAAGAALRDGTDLLDALREIKSPAEQGFIRAAGIRTVAAIEATWARLRAGMTELQGAEILSEEFVRAGVPSDGLVQFGPSSALPHGGPGGRPLAAGDVVLIDCGCLVEGYTSDITRTACFGKPSDRVRRVYDVVERAQRAGIDALAAGVPGEKVDAAARKVITDAGFGEFFTHRLGHGLGMDGHESPYLVSGNGRPLAAGNVETVEPGIYLPGEFGVRIEDDFAVTAGGRDRLSPPPAGLRILA from the coding sequence ATGCGCTCCCCGCAGCTCACGCGCCGCCGTCTCTTCGGCGGAATGGCGGCCGGCCTGGCGGCGTCCGCCCTCCCTCTCCCGGGCCGGGCGGTCCGGGCCGAATCCTCCCTGCCGCCGCTTCCCCCTCCTCTCCCGAAGGAGGCGTTCCGGGAGCGGCAGGAGAAGGTCCGGGAGCAGATGGCGCGGCGGCGCATCGACGCGCTCTTCGTCACCCCCTCGACGAACCTGCGGTACCTCGCGAACCTCTCGATCGGGCGCAGCGAGCGGCTCACCGCGCTGCTCCTCCCGGCGAAGGGACCCGCCGTCGTCGTGACCCCGTTCTTCGAGCGCCCGCGCTCGGAGAAGACCGGCGTGTTCGACCGGATCGAGACGTGGCAGGAATCGGAAGACCCGTTCGCGCTCTGCGGGAAGGTGCTCGGAACCGGACGCACGGTCGCGGTGGAAGGATCGACGGCCCTCCACGCGGCCGAGCGCCTGCGGGCGGCGGCGGGAGCGGCGCTCCGCGACGGAACCGATCTCCTCGACGCCCTCCGCGAGATCAAGTCGCCGGCGGAGCAGGGCTTCATCCGGGCGGCCGGGATCCGCACGGTCGCGGCGATCGAAGCGACGTGGGCTCGCCTGCGGGCGGGAATGACGGAGCTCCAGGGCGCCGAGATCCTTTCCGAGGAGTTCGTCCGCGCGGGCGTCCCGTCGGACGGCCTCGTCCAGTTCGGACCGTCGAGCGCCCTGCCGCACGGCGGTCCCGGCGGGCGCCCCCTCGCCGCCGGCGACGTCGTCCTGATCGACTGCGGATGCCTCGTCGAGGGATACACGTCCGACATCACCCGCACCGCGTGCTTCGGAAAGCCGTCCGACCGGGTCCGCCGCGTCTACGACGTCGTCGAACGCGCGCAGCGCGCGGGCATCGACGCGCTCGCGGCGGGCGTCCCGGGCGAGAAGGTCGACGCGGCCGCGCGGAAGGTCATCACCGACGCCGGCTTCGGCGAGTTCTTCACGCACCGCCTCGGCCACGGCCTCGGGATGGACGGACACGAATCGCCGTATCTGGTATCCGGCAACGGCCGCCCCCTCGCCGCGGGGAACGTCGAGACCGTCGAGCCGGGAATCTACCTGCCGGGGGAGTTCGGCGTCCGGATCGAGGACGACTTCGCCGTGACGGCGGGAGGGCGGGACCGACTGTCGCCCCCTCCGGCCGGCCTGCGCATCCTCGCCTAG